GAGCTTGAGGCTGAGTAATCTGCAAATAATTGCCGCACAATATGCGCAAAGCCGCTCCTCGCTCTACAGCCTGACATAAATCATTTTCCAAAAGCCTTACCCCTGACTCCATTAAAAAAGCGACCAAAAGGTCAATTTTTTTGGCACGGGCAATCGCCTTTTGCAAACGAAAATATAAATAATCTTGATCACCAATAACACAATTTTTATTGAAGAAAAATGGCTGACCCATTCTTTTAATCCCCCTAGGTATAATCAATTCACAAACCGCTCAAGCTAATAGTATGCAGTCAATTTTATTAACCTCTTTTTAATTTTTTCAGCCTAAACTATTTAGGGAGGAAGTAAATGAATTTACCGCAATCTTACTGGTTAACCTTTCAACCAGAAAGCAATTATCCTCAACTCCAAAATGACCTAAAAATAGATGTGGCCATTATTGGCGGTGGAATTAGTGGCCTACTCAGTGCCTACTGGCTACAAAAGGCAGGTGTGCAAACAGCAATTTTCGAAGCTCAAGAAATCGCCAAAGGAACCAGCGCTCACACGACAGCCAAAATAACGGCCCAGCATGGTTTAAAATATGCATATTTGAAAAAAATAAGCGGCGAAATAGCAGCCATATATGCCGCGGCCAATCAGGCCGCTATAAAACATTATCATACTATAATTAAAGAAAACAACTTTACCTGTGATTTTACTTCTCAAACAGCTTATCTTTTTACCCAAGAAGAAAAATATATAGAGAAAATAAAGCAAGAAACAAAAGCCGCCGAATCCCTCGGTTTTCAAACAAACTATTTAACCGAAATTCCTCTACCGATTAATATTAAAGCTGGCCTTGCTTTTAGCCAACAAGCCCAATTTCATCCCCGTAAATTCCTATTGGCCCTAGCCAAAAAACTAACTAGAAAAAAAGTAAGCATTTACGAACATACCAGAATAACCCAAATGACTCTCGGCAATAATTATCTTTTAGAAACTAGCACTGGTAAAAAAATAATTGCCGAAAAAGTCATTATGGCTTCTCACTATCCTTTTTATAATTATCCAGGATTTACTTTCAGCAAATTATATCTTGAACGCTCCTATATTACCGCCGTAAGTAGTGAAGAAAAATTTCCGGGCGGCATGTACATTAATGCCGAAACACCGACCCGTTCCATACGCAGCCAAATTACACCACAGGGTGAACTAATCCTTATTGCCGGTGAACACCACCTAACAGGACAAAGTAAAGACACCAGCAAGCATTATCAGGCCCTTTGGAATTTTGCCCGGAAACATTTCCCGATAAAAGAAAAGGCTTACCATTGGTCTGCTCAGGACTGTATGACCTTAGATACTTTACCTTATGTGGGACAGCTCACTGATCAAACTCCCGGCCTTTATTTAGCTACCGGTTATGGCAAATGGGGAATGACTAATAGTATGGCAGCTGCCATAATTTTAAAAGATCTAATAGTCCAAGGTGAAAGCGATTGGCTGCCAGCCTATAATCCCAGCCGGAAAACAATCAGTGCTTCTGCCAAAACCTTTATCAGCCAAAATATTAATAAGGCCGGACAATTTATAGAAGGTAAAATCAAACCCATCCCCTCAAAAATAAAAATTAAACCCGGAGAGGGAAAGATACTTAACCTTGATGGTGAACGCGTAGGAGTTTTTCTTGATACAGACAAAACACTATATCTGGTAAATACAACCTGTACACATTTAGGTTGTGAATTAAACTGGAATACAGCGGAGTGTACCTGGGATTGTCCCTGTCATGGTTCCCGCTTTTCCTATCAGGGCGAAATAATTGCCGGGCCCGCGGTTAAACCTTTAAAAAAGTATACAGATACCCGGACAATCCAAAAACTTTTGGAAGGTGATTTTTAATTTATCTGTCACCATGACAAAGGGATTCAATTTAGCCACAACTTCCCTTAGTACAGATTTCTGCTGTAGTGAAACAATTTTAAACCATCTTGAGATGGCTTACCTTTTCCAAATTATTTTTCCTACACTATCTATCTGACGTTTCAATTCTTGATCCTCAATGTCATTATAATTTACTATATCGAAAAAATATGGTAACGGATATTCTTCTTCCAATTCATCAGTTAATCTTCTTACCACCCTTTGATCTACCTTTTCTCCCTTAAGGGCTAAATCGATGTCAGAACCTTTTTTATAATTTCCCATAGCCCTACTACCAAAAATAATAACTTCTTCGATTTCCGAATACCCACTAATAGCTTTTAATATAAATTTAAAGTCCCTTTCTAATAGTCCATACATTTTATAGCTCCTTAGCCAATTTTTCATATAATTTTTTAAGTTGTGGATAATAAATAGTGGAAATATCTTCAACCATTTTTTTTGCCAACTGCTCATTATAAGTATGAACTGTTAAGTTTCTATCCGTTAAAGCATCAATCCAAATATGCCCATCATCAATTAATTCTATTTGATAAGCCTGTTTAATTACTTCCCTGGGACTTTTTACAATTAATTGTTGAAATTCCAGATAATCTTTCATAAGTTTCCATGAAAGCTCAAATGAGATTTCAAATAATTGTATAATACCCGCACGTTCCAACTCCGTCTCAATAGGTTTATCAATATATTTACTTAAAGATTTATATGATTTCTCAAAGTTGGTAAATCTTTGTTGCCACCTTATAGCTTTAAATTCACTCATTAAAAAGCCTCCTTTAATTTTAAAAATTAAA
The sequence above is a segment of the Clostridia bacterium genome. Coding sequences within it:
- a CDS encoding nucleotidyltransferase, with amino-acid sequence MSEFKAIRWQQRFTNFEKSYKSLSKYIDKPIETELERAGIIQLFEISFELSWKLMKDYLEFQQLIVKSPREVIKQAYQIELIDDGHIWIDALTDRNLTVHTYNEQLAKKMVEDISTIYYPQLKKLYEKLAKEL
- a CDS encoding nucleotidyltransferase domain-containing protein, whose product is MYGLLERDFKFILKAISGYSEIEEVIIFGSRAMGNYKKGSDIDLALKGEKVDQRVVRRLTDELEEEYPLPYFFDIVNYNDIEDQELKRQIDSVGKIIWKR
- a CDS encoding FAD-dependent oxidoreductase yields the protein MNLPQSYWLTFQPESNYPQLQNDLKIDVAIIGGGISGLLSAYWLQKAGVQTAIFEAQEIAKGTSAHTTAKITAQHGLKYAYLKKISGEIAAIYAAANQAAIKHYHTIIKENNFTCDFTSQTAYLFTQEEKYIEKIKQETKAAESLGFQTNYLTEIPLPINIKAGLAFSQQAQFHPRKFLLALAKKLTRKKVSIYEHTRITQMTLGNNYLLETSTGKKIIAEKVIMASHYPFYNYPGFTFSKLYLERSYITAVSSEEKFPGGMYINAETPTRSIRSQITPQGELILIAGEHHLTGQSKDTSKHYQALWNFARKHFPIKEKAYHWSAQDCMTLDTLPYVGQLTDQTPGLYLATGYGKWGMTNSMAAAIILKDLIVQGESDWLPAYNPSRKTISASAKTFISQNINKAGQFIEGKIKPIPSKIKIKPGEGKILNLDGERVGVFLDTDKTLYLVNTTCTHLGCELNWNTAECTWDCPCHGSRFSYQGEIIAGPAVKPLKKYTDTRTIQKLLEGDF